A genomic window from Paenibacillus sp. FSL K6-0276 includes:
- a CDS encoding DUF4446 family protein — MSEMNQLISEQLQWFVFAFTVIMLVLVITVIAQGAKLRAMRRKYEAMMAGSGVEDLEGLLIDLKNQSDMLEEEQREQKVVLEATQTRMRGMKSNIALKRYNAFGERGNDLSFSVAILDANSSGIVLTSLHNRENSYIYSKPMQNGESQYVLSPEEKEVVTLALQRT, encoded by the coding sequence ATGTCTGAAATGAATCAATTAATTAGTGAGCAGTTGCAGTGGTTTGTGTTTGCTTTTACAGTAATTATGTTGGTACTGGTAATCACTGTGATCGCCCAGGGGGCTAAGCTACGTGCTATGCGGCGTAAATATGAGGCCATGATGGCTGGGAGCGGTGTGGAGGATCTGGAAGGCCTTCTGATTGATCTGAAGAACCAAAGCGACATGCTGGAAGAAGAACAACGTGAACAAAAGGTCGTATTGGAAGCTACTCAAACTAGAATGCGTGGCATGAAGTCCAATATCGCTCTGAAGCGTTATAATGCCTTTGGAGAACGTGGCAATGATCTGAGTTTCTCAGTTGCTATACTGGATGCCAACAGCAGTGGTATTGTATTAACCAGTCTTCATAATCGTGAGAATTCTTACATTTACTCAAAACCTATGCAGAACGGGGAGTCACAATATGTCCTATCACCTGAAGAAAAAGAAGTTGTTACTCTCGCGTTGCAGCGGACCTAG
- a CDS encoding aminotransferase class V-fold PLP-dependent enzyme, with the protein MEDFVYLDHAATSWPKPPEVAAAMMNALQSGANAGRGNYSLAMGSGRVLVRTRSALAELFGVSNAQDIAFTHNTTMSLNMAIRGTLKAGDHVISTMTEHNSVRRPLEYLRKTLGINVDYLKVDQEGQLDLHELEKTFRPNTKMLICNHSSNLLGSILPIGDIGDIVKSHGAVFLVDAAQSAGSLDIDVKKMNIDLLAFPGHKGLLGPQGTGGLYISPELDLEPLMHGGTGSQSENSDQPSVRPDRYEAGTQNTVGIAGLLAGVQKVKSLGTSIIHEREWALTQRLIEGLSHISGVRLLGPSLGAPRTGIVSFVVDGEESANIAHRLDRDYKIAVRAGMHCTPLAHKAVDTLESGAVRASVGVDTTEHNISRMLAAMDELYGDARGR; encoded by the coding sequence ACTCGCTGGCAATGGGAAGTGGCCGAGTGTTAGTAAGGACGCGGAGTGCGCTGGCTGAATTGTTCGGTGTATCTAATGCGCAGGATATAGCTTTTACCCATAATACTACGATGAGTTTGAATATGGCGATAAGAGGGACGCTTAAAGCTGGAGATCACGTGATTTCAACAATGACAGAACATAATTCTGTGCGGCGGCCACTGGAATATCTGCGTAAGACTCTTGGGATAAACGTCGATTATCTGAAAGTAGATCAAGAAGGACAATTGGATTTACACGAACTCGAAAAAACTTTTCGACCAAATACCAAAATGTTGATCTGTAATCACAGCTCCAATTTACTTGGGAGTATACTACCTATTGGTGATATTGGCGATATCGTTAAATCGCATGGTGCTGTATTTCTGGTGGATGCTGCTCAAAGCGCAGGTTCACTTGATATTGATGTTAAAAAAATGAATATCGACTTGTTGGCTTTCCCGGGGCATAAAGGGCTGCTTGGACCACAAGGTACCGGTGGACTTTATATATCGCCAGAATTGGATCTCGAACCCTTAATGCATGGAGGAACTGGCAGTCAGTCAGAAAATAGTGATCAACCCTCTGTTCGTCCAGATCGGTATGAGGCGGGAACACAAAATACGGTAGGGATTGCCGGTTTACTAGCAGGTGTTCAAAAGGTAAAATCTTTAGGGACGAGTATTATCCATGAAAGAGAGTGGGCATTAACTCAAAGACTGATAGAGGGGTTGTCCCACATCTCAGGCGTTAGATTATTAGGACCCTCACTAGGGGCTCCGAGAACCGGGATTGTATCGTTTGTAGTGGATGGAGAAGAATCGGCGAATATTGCTCACCGTCTAGATCGTGATTATAAAATAGCAGTCAGAGCGGGTATGCATTGTACCCCTTTGGCACATAAGGCTGTTGATACGTTAGAGAGTGGTGCTGTTCGGGCGAGTGTAGGCGTAGATACGACAGAGCATAATATAAGCAGAATGCTGGCTGCTATGGATGAGTTATATGGCGATGCCCGCGGCAGATAA